One genomic window of Halobellus limi includes the following:
- a CDS encoding 50S ribosomal protein L10 has product MSESAAARRTETIPEWKKEEVAELVDFLEGYDSIGVVDVAGIPSRQLQSMRRELHGSAELRMSRNTLTVRALEEVDDGLEDLTEYVSGQVALVGTNDNPFGLYKQLEASKTPAPISAGEVAPNDIVIPEGDTGVDPGPFVGELQQVGAAARIMDGSIQVTEDSKVLDAGEPVSEELEGVLSELGIEPKEVGLDLRGVFSEGVRFEPDELAIDVDEYRADIESAAAAARNLSVNASYPTAQTAPTLLAKAAGDAKALGLFAAIEDPDVLPDLVAKADAQVRALAAQIDDEEALPEELRGVEAPAPAAEEADDADDADESADEDDTEDEADADDTDDDDDDGAEGLGAMFG; this is encoded by the coding sequence ATGAGCGAGAGCGCCGCCGCGCGACGAACGGAGACGATCCCCGAGTGGAAGAAAGAGGAGGTCGCCGAACTCGTCGACTTCCTCGAGGGCTACGACTCGATCGGCGTCGTCGACGTCGCCGGCATCCCGAGCCGCCAGCTGCAGAGCATGCGGCGGGAACTCCACGGGAGCGCGGAGCTGCGGATGAGCCGCAACACGCTCACCGTCCGCGCGCTCGAAGAGGTCGACGACGGCCTCGAAGACCTGACCGAGTACGTCTCGGGACAGGTCGCCCTCGTCGGCACCAACGACAACCCCTTCGGGCTGTACAAGCAGCTCGAAGCCTCGAAGACGCCCGCGCCCATCAGCGCCGGCGAAGTCGCGCCCAACGACATCGTCATCCCCGAGGGTGACACGGGCGTCGACCCCGGCCCGTTCGTGGGCGAACTCCAGCAGGTGGGCGCCGCCGCCCGCATCATGGACGGCTCGATCCAGGTCACCGAGGACTCGAAGGTCCTCGACGCCGGCGAGCCCGTCTCCGAGGAACTCGAAGGCGTCCTCTCCGAGCTCGGCATCGAGCCGAAGGAGGTCGGTCTCGACCTGCGCGGCGTCTTCTCCGAGGGCGTCCGCTTCGAGCCCGACGAACTCGCGATCGACGTCGACGAGTACCGCGCGGACATCGAGTCCGCCGCCGCGGCAGCCCGGAACCTCTCGGTCAACGCGAGCTACCCGACGGCGCAGACCGCGCCGACGCTGCTCGCGAAGGCCGCCGGCGACGCGAAGGCCCTCGGGCTCTTCGCCGCCATCGAGGACCCCGACGTGCTGCCCGACCTCGTCGCGAAGGCCGACGCGCAGGTCCGCGCGCTCGCCGCCCAGATCGACGACGAGGAGGCGCTCCCGGAGGAACTCCGGGGCGTCGAAGCGCCCGCGCCGGCCGCCGAGGAGGCGGACGACGCGGACGATGCAGATGAATCGGCCGACGAAGACGACACCGAAGACGAAGCCGACGCCGACGACACCGACGACGATGACGACGACGGTGCCGAGGGCCTCGGCGCGATGTTCGGATAA
- a CDS encoding 50S ribosomal protein L1, protein MADTIVDAVARALDEAPPRNFRETVDLAVNLRDLDLNDPSKRVDESVVLPAGTGQETQIVVFASGETALRAEEAADQVLDGDDLEELGDDTDAAKDLADETDFFVAEASMMQDIGRFLGTVLGPRGKMPTPLQPDDDVVETVNRMKNTVQLRSRDRRTFHTRVGAQDMDPDEIADNVDVIVRRLEASLEKGPLNIDSMYVKTTMGPSVEVPA, encoded by the coding sequence ATGGCAGATACGATAGTTGACGCAGTCGCTCGCGCACTCGACGAGGCGCCGCCGCGGAACTTCCGCGAGACGGTCGACCTCGCCGTCAACCTGCGCGATCTCGACCTAAACGATCCATCGAAACGTGTCGACGAGTCTGTCGTCCTGCCGGCCGGAACCGGGCAGGAGACACAGATCGTCGTCTTCGCGAGCGGTGAGACCGCGCTCCGAGCCGAGGAGGCCGCCGACCAGGTTCTGGACGGCGACGACCTCGAAGAGCTCGGAGACGACACCGACGCGGCAAAAGACCTCGCCGACGAGACCGACTTCTTCGTGGCCGAAGCCAGCATGATGCAGGACATCGGCCGCTTCCTGGGGACGGTTCTCGGTCCGCGCGGTAAGATGCCGACGCCGCTCCAGCCGGACGACGACGTCGTCGAGACAGTGAACAGGATGAAGAACACGGTGCAACTCCGCTCCCGCGATCGCCGGACGTTCCACACCCGCGTGGGTGCTCAGGACATGGACCCCGACGAGATCGCGGACAACGTCGACGTCATCGTCCGTCGTCTCGAAGCGAGCCTGGAGAAGGGCCCGCTCAACATCGACTCGATGTACGTGAAGACGACGATGGGCCCGTCCGTGGAGGTACCCGCATGA
- a CDS encoding 50S ribosomal protein L11: MAGTIEVLVPGGEANPGPPLGPELGPTPVNVQDVVQQINDETAAFDGMEVPVTVEYDDDGSFSISVGVPPTAELVKDEAGFETGSGEPQKNFVADLTVEQVKKIAEQKSSDLLSYDSFNAAKEVVGTCTSLGVTIEGNDPREFKERMDDGEYDDVFAE; the protein is encoded by the coding sequence ATGGCTGGAACTATCGAAGTACTCGTTCCCGGCGGGGAGGCGAACCCCGGTCCGCCGCTCGGTCCGGAACTCGGACCGACTCCCGTGAACGTGCAGGACGTCGTACAGCAGATCAACGACGAGACCGCCGCGTTCGACGGGATGGAAGTCCCCGTCACCGTCGAGTACGACGACGACGGCTCCTTCTCGATCTCGGTCGGCGTCCCGCCGACGGCCGAACTCGTCAAGGACGAGGCCGGCTTCGAGACCGGATCGGGCGAACCCCAGAAGAACTTCGTCGCCGATCTGACCGTCGAGCAGGTGAAGAAGATCGCAGAGCAGAAGTCCTCGGACCTGCTCTCCTACGACTCGTTCAACGCCGCGAAGGAGGTCGTCGGCACCTGCACCTCCCTCGGCGTCACGATCGAGGGCAACGACCCGCGCGAGTTCAAAGAGCGGATGGACGACGGCGAGTACGACGACGTCTTCGCGGAGTAG
- a CDS encoding zinc-binding metallopeptidase family protein codes for MDDDRRAFLTDLLTTPSPSGFEAVGQRVWLDYVRDFADDVWTDDYGNAVAVHEGSTDVSIAFTGHADEIGFIVRDITEEGFLRIGPIGGADRTVSKGQHVTVHAETPVAGVVGQTAIHLRDREDESYDDIDEQFVDVGVEDGEEAEDLVEVGDPVTVETRVRPLHGTRLAARGMDNRVGIWSAAEGLRAAVEADVDATVYAVSTVQEEVGVQGAKMVGFGLDPDAAVAVDVTHATDNPDVPGKRTGPVELGGGPVVSRGSANHPSLVELARDSAEAADIDVQLQATGTRTGTDADAFYTARSGIPALNLGVPNRYMHTPVEVIDTTDLDAVADLLGSVAARAGDAAPFGLEL; via the coding sequence ATGGACGACGACAGACGCGCGTTTCTGACGGACCTCCTGACGACGCCCAGCCCCTCGGGCTTCGAGGCCGTCGGCCAGCGGGTGTGGCTCGACTACGTTCGCGACTTCGCCGACGACGTGTGGACGGACGACTACGGCAACGCCGTCGCGGTCCACGAGGGGAGCACGGACGTCTCGATCGCCTTCACCGGTCACGCCGACGAGATCGGATTCATCGTCCGCGATATAACCGAGGAGGGCTTCCTTCGGATCGGCCCGATCGGCGGCGCCGACCGGACGGTCTCGAAGGGCCAGCACGTGACCGTGCACGCCGAGACCCCGGTCGCGGGCGTCGTCGGGCAGACGGCGATCCACCTGCGCGACCGCGAGGACGAGTCCTACGACGACATCGACGAGCAGTTCGTCGACGTCGGCGTCGAGGACGGCGAGGAGGCCGAGGATCTCGTCGAGGTCGGGGACCCGGTGACCGTCGAGACCCGCGTGCGGCCGCTGCACGGGACCCGACTGGCCGCCCGGGGGATGGACAACCGCGTGGGGATCTGGTCGGCCGCCGAGGGGCTCCGCGCGGCCGTCGAGGCGGACGTCGACGCCACGGTGTATGCGGTGAGTACGGTCCAGGAGGAGGTCGGCGTCCAGGGCGCGAAGATGGTCGGGTTCGGCCTCGATCCCGACGCGGCCGTCGCCGTCGACGTGACCCACGCCACCGACAACCCCGACGTCCCGGGCAAGCGCACCGGCCCCGTCGAACTCGGCGGCGGCCCGGTCGTCTCACGCGGCAGCGCGAACCACCCGTCGCTCGTCGAACTCGCGCGCGACTCGGCCGAGGCGGCCGACATCGACGTGCAGTTGCAGGCGACCGGCACGCGGACCGGCACCGACGCCGACGCGTTCTACACCGCCCGCAGCGGCATCCCCGCGCTGAACCTCGGGGTGCCGAACCGCTACATGCACACTCCCGTCGAGGTGATCGACACGACCGACCTCGACGCCGTCGCGGACCTGCTCGGCTCGGTCGCGGCCCGCGCCGGCGACGCCGCGCCGTTCGGGCTGGAACTGTGA
- the mvk gene encoding mevalonate kinase — MTVSSAPGKVYLFGEHAVVYGEPAVPCAIERRATVAVDAREDDHIRVEARDLSLDGFTVEYAGDTDDRPDVDVPSGLVDAAMGYIDAAVEQARDAADAPDAGFDIRVESEIPLGAGLGSSAAVVVAGIDAATRELGVELSSEELADRAYRAEYDVQDGQASRADTFCSAMGGAVRVEGDDCRRIDAPNLPFVVGFDGGAGDTGELVAGVRSLREEYGFAADTVESIGDIVREGESLLAAADPASDPEPELLADLGRLMDFDHGLLEALGVSSRTLDNMVWAAREAGAHGAKLTGAGGGGCIVALDETPETRTALRYTAECRDAFRAELDREGVRAEKAPNATSAPNAEAE, encoded by the coding sequence ATGACCGTCTCAAGCGCCCCCGGGAAGGTGTACCTCTTCGGGGAGCACGCGGTCGTCTACGGCGAGCCGGCGGTCCCCTGCGCCATCGAGCGCCGGGCCACCGTCGCCGTCGACGCCCGCGAGGACGACCACATCAGGGTCGAGGCCCGGGATCTGAGCCTCGACGGCTTCACCGTCGAGTACGCCGGCGACACCGACGACCGGCCCGACGTCGACGTCCCGTCTGGACTCGTCGACGCCGCGATGGGGTACATCGACGCCGCGGTCGAACAGGCCCGCGACGCCGCCGACGCGCCCGACGCCGGCTTCGACATCCGCGTCGAGAGCGAGATCCCCCTGGGAGCGGGGCTCGGCTCCTCGGCGGCCGTCGTCGTCGCCGGCATCGACGCCGCCACGCGGGAACTCGGCGTCGAACTGTCGTCCGAAGAACTTGCCGACCGAGCCTACCGCGCGGAGTACGACGTCCAGGACGGTCAGGCCTCGCGCGCGGACACGTTCTGCTCGGCGATGGGCGGCGCGGTGAGAGTCGAGGGCGACGACTGCCGCCGGATCGACGCGCCGAACCTCCCCTTCGTCGTCGGCTTCGACGGCGGCGCGGGCGACACGGGCGAACTCGTCGCCGGCGTCCGCTCGCTCCGCGAGGAGTACGGCTTCGCCGCCGACACCGTCGAGAGCATCGGCGACATCGTCAGGGAGGGGGAGTCGCTGCTCGCGGCGGCCGACCCCGCGTCCGATCCCGAGCCGGAACTCCTGGCCGACCTCGGCCGACTGATGGACTTCGATCACGGCCTGCTCGAAGCGCTCGGCGTCTCCTCGCGCACGCTCGACAACATGGTGTGGGCCGCCCGCGAGGCCGGCGCCCACGGCGCGAAACTCACCGGCGCGGGCGGCGGCGGCTGCATCGTCGCGCTCGACGAGACGCCCGAGACGCGGACGGCGCTGCGGTACACGGCGGAGTGCCGCGACGCCTTCCGCGCGGAACTGGATCGGGAGGGCGTCCGGGCGGAAAAGGCACCGAACGCGACGAGCGCCCCGAACGCGGAGGCGGAGTGA
- a CDS encoding isopentenyl phosphate kinase, translating into MTVVLKLGGSVVTDKETPETVDDDALDRAVETIADADESSLALVHGAGSFGHHYADKHGVTPTEGSHDAEGVWAIHDSMRRLNDEVVGRLQAAGVPALPVHPLSVGARDAESTLSFALDSTATMLSEGFVPVLHGDVIAQAGAGATIISGDEIVAHLARGLDADRVGLCSTVDGVYDADGDVIPEITDFAEVADALGGSEATDVTGGMAAKVRALLALGAPAHIFGPDALSAFLAGEPAGTRVSG; encoded by the coding sequence GTGACGGTCGTCCTCAAACTCGGCGGGAGCGTCGTCACCGACAAGGAGACGCCCGAGACCGTCGACGACGACGCGCTCGATCGGGCCGTCGAAACGATCGCCGACGCCGACGAGTCGTCGCTGGCGCTCGTGCACGGCGCGGGGAGCTTCGGGCACCACTACGCGGACAAACACGGCGTGACTCCGACGGAGGGGAGCCACGACGCCGAGGGCGTCTGGGCGATCCACGACTCGATGCGCCGGCTCAACGACGAGGTGGTCGGTCGGCTCCAGGCCGCCGGCGTGCCGGCGCTCCCGGTCCACCCGCTCTCTGTGGGCGCGCGGGACGCCGAGTCGACGCTCTCGTTCGCGCTCGACTCCACGGCGACGATGCTTTCGGAGGGCTTCGTCCCCGTCCTCCACGGCGACGTCATCGCGCAGGCGGGCGCCGGTGCGACGATCATCAGCGGCGACGAGATCGTCGCCCACCTCGCCCGCGGCCTCGACGCCGACCGCGTCGGCCTCTGTTCGACCGTCGACGGCGTCTACGACGCCGACGGCGACGTGATCCCCGAGATCACCGACTTCGCGGAGGTCGCCGACGCCCTCGGCGGCTCCGAGGCGACGGACGTGACCGGCGGGATGGCGGCGAAAGTACGGGCGCTCCTGGCGCTCGGCGCGCCGGCGCATATCTTCGGTCCCGACGCCCTGTCGGCGTTCCTGGCCGGCGAACCGGCCGGAACGCGCGTCAGCGGGTAG
- a CDS encoding polysaccharide deacetylase family protein, whose translation MRRRHFLSTVGVGIASIAGGCLGDDESSTATGRTDTAPPRSTTGATEPVEPTGTATSRPRSSLTVDGEFRAARADVGTPVADFETAGSWSASRGDASLQSGERVRGERALRLSTDRTESEAIACREFDAPRDFSNRGFSLAAKWEAPSDAWYQVALTLRDADGDFLRFTQVVEAPHRSDWHRLDLGVHSVGGDPDLTRVTGMDVMTWVGDGASRVFVDDLRSVPTADTGYVLFTFDDAPESAYTVAYPAMRERGFAGCVGVIKRHLGHSGYLSLDRMDEMAAAGWEFCSHPQFDRALPEMGLDRLDDTLAAYKSWLYDHGFDRGAETMIYPYGAVDDAALEVVADYHRLAFKVERGQYSPRVSSPLLLGRTDGDRFESVCQAIDRAARYGLVVPIMYHALNAEGRISKADFEATVDLVADTDGIEVITPSEYLSKLRAGEL comes from the coding sequence ATGCGCCGGCGTCACTTCCTCTCGACCGTCGGCGTCGGAATCGCCTCGATCGCCGGCGGCTGTCTCGGGGACGACGAGTCGAGCACCGCGACCGGCCGGACCGACACGGCGCCTCCGCGCTCTACGACCGGCGCGACCGAACCTGTCGAGCCGACCGGAACCGCCACCTCCCGCCCGAGGTCGTCGCTCACGGTGGACGGCGAGTTCAGAGCGGCCCGCGCCGACGTCGGAACGCCGGTCGCCGACTTCGAGACGGCCGGCTCGTGGTCGGCCTCCCGCGGCGACGCGAGCCTCCAGTCCGGGGAGCGGGTCCGAGGCGAACGGGCCCTCCGGTTGTCGACCGATCGGACCGAGTCCGAGGCGATCGCCTGCCGCGAGTTCGACGCGCCGCGGGACTTCTCGAATCGGGGGTTCTCCCTCGCCGCCAAGTGGGAGGCTCCGAGCGACGCGTGGTACCAGGTGGCGCTCACGCTTCGGGACGCAGACGGTGACTTCCTCCGATTCACGCAGGTCGTCGAGGCCCCGCACCGAAGCGACTGGCACCGACTCGACCTCGGCGTCCACTCCGTCGGCGGCGACCCGGACCTCACGAGAGTCACCGGGATGGACGTGATGACGTGGGTCGGCGACGGCGCCTCCCGGGTGTTCGTCGACGACCTCCGGTCGGTGCCGACCGCCGACACCGGATACGTGCTTTTCACCTTCGACGACGCCCCCGAGTCCGCCTACACCGTGGCGTATCCGGCGATGCGAGAGCGCGGGTTCGCCGGGTGCGTCGGGGTCATCAAGCGACACCTCGGCCACTCGGGCTACCTGTCGCTCGACCGGATGGACGAGATGGCGGCGGCGGGGTGGGAGTTCTGCAGCCATCCGCAGTTCGACCGAGCGCTTCCGGAGATGGGTCTCGATCGGCTCGACGACACCCTCGCAGCGTACAAATCGTGGCTCTACGACCACGGGTTCGATCGGGGAGCGGAGACGATGATCTACCCCTACGGGGCCGTAGACGACGCGGCGCTGGAGGTCGTCGCCGACTATCACAGGCTCGCGTTCAAGGTCGAGCGCGGTCAGTACAGTCCGCGCGTCTCCTCGCCGCTGTTGCTCGGTCGCACCGACGGCGACCGGTTCGAGTCGGTCTGCCAGGCGATCGATCGGGCCGCCAGATACGGACTCGTCGTCCCGATTATGTACCACGCGCTGAACGCGGAGGGGCGGATCTCGAAAGCGGACTTCGAGGCCACGGTGGACCTCGTCGCCGACACCGACGGGATCGAGGTGATCACCCCCTCGGAGTACCTCTCGAAACTCAGGGCGGGGGAGCTGTAG
- a CDS encoding glycosyltransferase family A protein, which produces MGAPMPILGLSTMLCGYAKLRYGALPAAVSTGAQPDVVAVIPALNEERTIPYAIVSLATQTVPPDRLVVVDDGSTDSTGDVVEGIRSGVPFDVELRTHETPRGKTASIKEVARAATEERLFVLDADTYLESETYLEALLGEHERDDDVACAFGRVRPSTRADKAAVFDSEIRGRYGEDDPARVPLEEEIESWETPGSKLRYYLGRWPVERYRDTLYRVEQGFIKEAYMRLFGTALFPAGCGVLYDRERLVEVFDGYEASLGDNLTNSEDIFLGFAFAHRGLTNVQVDRVSMRTAEPSLRELPRQTYLWGSAYLQSAYYFRRLSTRVRGGDDPRRRPYGRAVLAQFVDGLYPSMLLLTVALLALQIVDLEWLFGLLAFELSTYAVIAVAVARERKRALLGALVSVPVRLFQLPMGTYVYLRVVADLLRGNRSWGK; this is translated from the coding sequence ATGGGCGCGCCGATGCCGATCCTCGGGCTGTCGACGATGCTGTGTGGCTACGCGAAGCTCCGCTACGGGGCGCTCCCGGCCGCGGTGAGTACGGGGGCACAGCCGGACGTGGTGGCCGTCATCCCGGCGTTGAACGAGGAGCGAACGATCCCGTACGCGATCGTCTCGCTGGCGACGCAGACGGTGCCGCCGGACCGACTGGTCGTCGTCGACGACGGGTCGACCGACTCGACGGGCGACGTCGTCGAGGGGATCCGATCGGGGGTCCCGTTCGACGTCGAACTCCGCACCCACGAGACGCCGCGGGGGAAGACCGCGAGCATCAAGGAAGTCGCGCGGGCGGCCACCGAGGAGCGGCTCTTCGTCCTCGACGCTGACACGTACCTGGAGAGCGAGACGTATCTCGAAGCGCTGCTCGGAGAGCACGAGCGCGACGACGACGTCGCGTGTGCGTTCGGGCGCGTGCGCCCGTCGACGCGAGCCGACAAGGCGGCGGTGTTCGACTCGGAGATTCGGGGTCGGTACGGCGAGGACGACCCCGCCCGTGTGCCCCTCGAAGAGGAGATCGAGTCGTGGGAGACGCCCGGCTCGAAGCTCCGGTACTACCTCGGCCGATGGCCGGTCGAGCGGTACCGCGACACCCTCTACCGCGTCGAACAGGGGTTCATCAAGGAGGCGTACATGCGACTGTTCGGGACGGCGCTGTTCCCGGCGGGCTGCGGCGTCCTGTACGACCGGGAACGACTGGTCGAGGTGTTCGACGGCTACGAGGCGTCGCTGGGGGACAACCTCACGAACAGCGAGGACATCTTCCTCGGGTTCGCGTTCGCCCACCGCGGCCTGACGAACGTCCAGGTCGATCGCGTCTCGATGCGGACGGCGGAACCGTCGCTCCGGGAGCTACCGCGGCAGACGTACCTGTGGGGGTCGGCGTACCTCCAGAGCGCGTACTACTTCAGACGCCTCTCGACGCGCGTCAGAGGCGGCGACGACCCCCGTCGCCGCCCGTACGGACGGGCCGTGCTCGCGCAGTTCGTCGACGGGCTCTACCCGTCGATGCTCCTGTTGACGGTCGCACTGTTGGCGTTACAAATCGTCGACCTGGAGTGGCTCTTCGGCCTGCTCGCGTTCGAGCTATCGACGTACGCGGTGATCGCGGTCGCCGTGGCACGCGAACGGAAGCGAGCGCTCCTGGGCGCGCTCGTCTCCGTGCCCGTCCGGCTGTTCCAGCTCCCGATGGGGACCTACGTCTACCTCCGAGTGGTCGCGGATCTCCTGCGCGGAAACCGCAGCTGGGGGAAGTGA
- a CDS encoding NAD-dependent epimerase/dehydratase family protein translates to MTDTVDAGLRNRNVLITGGAGFIGSRLAERLQGANAVTVLDDFSTGARENLARIDPERVVEADVRAYDRVRDAAEGQDVVVHLAAMMGVQRTLENPLEVLSVNIEGTQTVLQAARDAGVERVAVASTSEVYGDAPVPPYAESDETAPKTNYAVAKLVDERFTKAFAERYGLEYTVLRYFNVYGPRQDGSEYGYVVPIFLSNALDGDPVTVHGAGDQTRDFTHVRDAVRCTVRALGPAGRNETFNVGTGTETSVGALARKVVDVVGDGEVVHVDHPRPYTVERRVADVSKATEKLGYEPEIDLDDGLRSFLDEQPEGPVESGTTARAPVGSKVE, encoded by the coding sequence ATGACCGACACCGTAGACGCCGGGCTTCGGAACCGGAACGTGTTGATCACGGGCGGGGCGGGCTTCATCGGCAGTCGGTTGGCGGAGCGGCTCCAGGGCGCCAACGCCGTGACGGTCCTCGACGACTTCTCGACCGGTGCCCGCGAGAACCTCGCGCGGATCGACCCGGAACGAGTCGTCGAGGCCGACGTGCGAGCGTACGACCGCGTTCGCGACGCCGCCGAGGGGCAGGACGTCGTCGTGCACCTGGCGGCGATGATGGGCGTCCAGCGGACGCTGGAGAACCCCCTGGAGGTGCTGTCGGTGAACATCGAGGGGACGCAGACCGTCCTGCAGGCGGCGAGGGACGCCGGCGTCGAACGGGTGGCCGTCGCCTCCACGTCGGAGGTCTACGGCGACGCCCCCGTCCCGCCCTACGCCGAGAGCGACGAGACCGCCCCGAAGACGAACTACGCGGTCGCGAAACTGGTCGACGAGCGGTTCACGAAGGCCTTCGCGGAGCGCTACGGCCTCGAGTACACGGTCCTGCGGTACTTCAACGTGTACGGCCCCCGTCAGGACGGCTCGGAGTACGGATACGTCGTGCCGATCTTCCTCTCGAACGCGCTCGACGGCGACCCGGTGACGGTGCACGGCGCCGGCGACCAGACGCGGGACTTCACGCACGTTCGCGACGCGGTCCGGTGTACGGTTCGAGCGCTCGGTCCGGCGGGGCGAAACGAGACGTTCAACGTCGGGACCGGCACCGAGACGTCCGTCGGCGCGCTGGCGCGGAAGGTCGTCGACGTCGTCGGCGACGGCGAGGTGGTCCACGTGGACCACCCCCGGCCCTACACGGTGGAGCGCCGCGTCGCCGACGTCTCGAAAGCGACCGAGAAGCTCGGGTACGAACCGGAGATCGATCTCGACGACGGCCTCCGATCCTTCCTCGACGAGCAGCCAGAGGGACCAGTCGAGTCGGGAACGACGGCCCGCGCTCCAGTCGGGTCGAAGGTGGAGTGA